A stretch of the Duncaniella dubosii genome encodes the following:
- a CDS encoding IMP dehydrogenase, translating into MSFIADRKNGRTHIYDDVLLIPAYSEVLPREVNLSTKFSRNITLNVPLVSAAMDTVTEAHWLSL; encoded by the coding sequence ATGTCATTTATTGCTGATCGTAAAAATGGACGGACTCACATTTATGATGACGTCCTCCTTATTCCGGCTTATTCGGAAGTTCTTCCCCGTGAAGTCAACCTTAGCACCAAATTTTCCCGCAACATCACGCTCAACGTCCCCCTTGTCTCAGCCGCTATGGATACAGTGACAGAGGCGCATTGGCTATCGCTATAG
- a CDS encoding IMP dehydrogenase: protein MAIAIAREGGIGVIHKNMPIAEQARQVHALNVLKRHDL, encoded by the coding sequence TTGGCTATCGCTATAGCCCGTGAAGGCGGCATCGGCGTAATCCACAAAAACATGCCGATTGCAGAGCAGGCTCGTCAGGTACATGCGTTAAACGTGCTGAAACGGCATGATTTATGA
- a CDS encoding peptidylprolyl isomerase, which yields MKKKTFIMSAMAATAILSATAAKTSDPVVMTVNGKDIRQSEFEYLYQKNNLQQLAPQTLDEYVDMFVVYKLKVAEAEAAGLHLTDDFRKEFDSYCAELSKPYLSDSLVRKRLIDEAYGRMATSRKVSHIMLPIGATYDESEANRQRLDSIRNAIVNEGADFGEMAVKYSSDRSALRNNGSMGYISPNRYPYPFELAAYTTPVGQISQVIDDAPFGYHIIKVEDERPNPGKVEARHILKLTQGLSPEDAAVKKAQIDSIHTLLVNGADFETIARQESEDPGSAALGGRLGAFGPGEMVKEFEDTSFGLKDGEISEPFRTAYGYHIVQTLAHRGIGSLEEELQSIQTAINRDMRSSLPEKERLSQLKNSYGVKVDSTALMAIKVKMAGSNDAASGLDTAKDAGDVIATVGGKTITVAQVYESIPDNVKSGAKDAFTVFNQSLNHLIDETTVNITRERLAQENPEYRNIVNEYRDGILLFEISNRNVWERSTTDTEGLASYFAANRSKYNWDAPHYKGYVVFATSDSIAGLAKDYLASNQIEKDSLVSKLGKNFGREIKLERVVTGKGENAIVDNVAFNGERPEAPGKWVAWFSYDGRVINAPEEVADVRGAVTSDYQSELEKNWVSALRKKYKVKINKGTLKKISK from the coding sequence ATGAAGAAAAAAACGTTTATCATGTCTGCCATGGCAGCCACGGCTATTCTCTCGGCCACAGCAGCCAAGACCTCCGACCCTGTAGTGATGACAGTCAACGGCAAGGACATCAGACAAAGCGAATTTGAATACCTCTATCAGAAGAACAACCTTCAACAATTAGCCCCGCAGACGCTCGACGAATATGTCGACATGTTTGTGGTCTATAAACTCAAAGTAGCAGAAGCAGAAGCGGCCGGTCTTCACCTGACCGATGATTTCCGCAAGGAGTTTGACAGCTACTGCGCAGAATTGTCAAAACCCTATCTGAGCGATTCGCTTGTCAGAAAACGACTTATAGACGAAGCATATGGCCGAATGGCAACCTCTCGAAAAGTAAGCCATATCATGTTGCCCATCGGCGCTACCTATGATGAAAGCGAGGCGAACCGTCAGCGACTCGACAGCATAAGGAATGCTATTGTCAACGAAGGTGCGGATTTCGGAGAAATGGCCGTAAAGTATTCATCGGACCGCTCCGCACTGCGCAACAATGGCTCAATGGGCTATATCAGCCCCAACCGCTACCCTTATCCGTTTGAACTCGCCGCATATACCACACCCGTAGGCCAAATATCTCAGGTGATTGACGATGCACCATTCGGCTACCATATAATAAAAGTGGAGGATGAACGTCCGAACCCCGGAAAAGTCGAGGCACGCCACATACTGAAACTCACACAGGGCCTTTCACCGGAGGACGCAGCAGTGAAAAAAGCACAGATCGACTCCATTCATACCCTCCTTGTCAACGGAGCTGATTTTGAGACGATCGCACGTCAGGAAAGTGAAGATCCGGGATCGGCCGCGCTCGGTGGCCGTCTCGGAGCATTCGGTCCGGGAGAAATGGTCAAGGAATTTGAAGACACCTCGTTCGGTCTTAAAGACGGGGAGATTTCCGAGCCGTTCCGCACTGCATACGGATATCACATCGTGCAGACTCTCGCCCACCGTGGAATAGGTAGTCTTGAAGAGGAACTCCAGTCAATCCAGACGGCAATCAACCGCGACATGCGTTCATCGCTACCCGAAAAAGAACGTCTCAGCCAGTTAAAAAACAGCTATGGAGTAAAAGTCGACTCTACAGCACTGATGGCTATAAAGGTTAAAATGGCAGGAAGCAACGACGCTGCGTCAGGTCTTGACACTGCCAAGGATGCCGGCGACGTAATCGCGACCGTAGGCGGTAAGACTATTACTGTAGCACAAGTCTACGAATCAATTCCAGACAATGTAAAAAGTGGTGCAAAGGACGCATTCACTGTCTTCAACCAAAGTCTTAACCATCTGATTGACGAAACGACAGTGAACATCACGCGCGAACGTCTCGCTCAGGAAAACCCTGAATATCGCAATATAGTCAATGAATACCGCGACGGAATACTCCTATTCGAGATAAGCAACCGCAACGTGTGGGAACGTTCGACAACCGACACCGAAGGACTTGCCAGCTATTTTGCGGCCAACCGCTCAAAATATAACTGGGATGCGCCTCACTACAAAGGATATGTCGTGTTCGCGACATCCGACTCAATAGCAGGTCTTGCAAAAGACTATCTTGCGTCGAACCAGATTGAAAAGGATTCACTTGTCAGCAAGCTTGGGAAAAATTTCGGACGCGAGATAAAACTCGAACGCGTGGTGACAGGCAAAGGCGAGAATGCAATTGTCGACAATGTGGCATTCAATGGTGAACGTCCGGAAGCTCCGGGCAAATGGGTAGCTTGGTTCAGCTATGACGGACGAGTAATCAATGCCCCCGAAGAAGTTGCCGACGTGCGCGGTGCTGTCACGAGCGACTATCAGTCTGAACTTGAAAAGAACTGGGTCAGCGCACTCAGAAAGAAATATAAAGTAAAAATCAATAAAGGCACGCTTAAGAAAATAAGCAAATAA
- a CDS encoding LicD family protein: MISTSMIDPLIQQELRSRFNPDGSPLRCHQLLMLDMLKKIDRICAENNIKYWLSSGTCIGALRHGGFIPWDDDVDLEMMEEDFKKLRRVMRCYNGDDLVWQDSHTDFEYVQPFAKIRDTRTVIHEIPDTDRNYRYKGVFIDIFAIRPSASLNLYKLGGKLQTFFLYRPQYIENRLLRRATIAFSRLFVTNGLLRLISLIDRIGSDGQYRHLPGTAFSRPRFKKDVISTRLIKFEDAELPVPVNAEHYLERIYGDFRKLPSLDSIVPHISEITYR, translated from the coding sequence ATGATATCAACCTCTATGATAGACCCGCTTATCCAGCAGGAATTACGCAGTCGTTTCAATCCGGACGGATCTCCGTTAAGGTGTCATCAGTTGCTTATGCTTGACATGCTCAAAAAGATTGACCGCATCTGTGCGGAGAATAACATAAAGTATTGGTTAAGTTCCGGCACATGTATCGGTGCGCTTCGTCACGGTGGTTTTATTCCTTGGGATGACGATGTGGATTTGGAAATGATGGAGGAAGATTTTAAAAAACTCCGCCGTGTGATGCGCTGTTATAATGGCGATGACCTCGTATGGCAGGATTCGCATACGGATTTTGAATACGTACAGCCATTTGCCAAAATTCGCGATACACGCACTGTGATTCATGAAATTCCGGATACCGACAGGAATTATAGGTACAAGGGTGTTTTCATCGATATATTCGCTATTCGGCCGAGCGCTTCGTTAAATTTATATAAGCTTGGTGGAAAGCTTCAGACGTTTTTCCTGTATCGTCCTCAATATATTGAAAATCGACTTCTGCGCAGGGCTACGATTGCTTTTTCACGTTTGTTTGTGACTAACGGGCTTTTGCGTCTAATCTCGTTAATAGATAGGATTGGCAGTGATGGTCAGTACAGGCATCTGCCGGGCACAGCCTTCAGTCGTCCTCGTTTTAAAAAAGATGTCATTTCTACGCGCCTGATAAAATTTGAGGATGCAGAACTGCCGGTTCCTGTAAATGCCGAGCATTATCTGGAGCGGATTTATGGTGATTTCCGTAAACTTCCATCGCTTGATTCAATAGTCCCACACATATCGGAAATAACCTACAGGTAA
- a CDS encoding oligosaccharide flippase family protein codes for MLFFSRQSLRELFGFGGYLLAATLLQEICKNLQGVIIGKRFSATAMGLYSQASKLDRIASYTLPNILVQVMYPVYASVQDDDERLVNMLGLNTRFISSVIFPLMAVLILVAHPLIVCLWGDAWSACAPYFQILCVGGLFICLQNTNFFAVAAKGKSRLLFYWSIYKWSFLLLCLFVGMNFGIYGLLWGMTLSNFNIFMVNALLASRHTGYKFSMQLGDIMPLLSLAAVAFSLTYMLGNLLTCHFIVTVIVFATIYIALACSFNLKVVGEIKMVIMRFLKNKKFLSHDINLYDRPAYPAGITQSFQSGRISVKVSSVAYA; via the coding sequence CTGCTGTTTTTTTCCCGCCAATCACTGCGGGAGCTGTTCGGTTTCGGAGGCTATCTTCTTGCTGCGACACTTCTACAGGAAATCTGTAAGAATCTTCAGGGGGTGATTATCGGCAAGCGATTCTCGGCCACTGCAATGGGTCTCTATTCTCAGGCTTCGAAACTTGACAGGATAGCTTCGTATACCTTGCCGAATATTCTGGTGCAGGTAATGTATCCTGTTTATGCTTCGGTTCAGGACGACGATGAAAGACTCGTCAATATGCTTGGACTGAATACCCGTTTTATATCGTCGGTGATATTTCCCCTGATGGCTGTTTTGATACTCGTTGCTCACCCGCTCATCGTATGTCTGTGGGGCGATGCGTGGAGCGCTTGTGCCCCGTATTTTCAGATCTTGTGTGTGGGAGGTCTGTTTATATGTCTGCAAAACACAAACTTTTTTGCAGTTGCGGCCAAAGGCAAGAGCAGGCTTCTGTTCTATTGGAGCATATATAAATGGAGCTTTCTGTTGCTCTGTTTGTTTGTCGGCATGAATTTTGGAATCTACGGGTTGCTTTGGGGTATGACATTAAGTAATTTCAATATATTTATGGTCAACGCATTGCTCGCTTCTCGTCATACGGGATATAAATTCTCCATGCAGCTTGGCGATATCATGCCGTTGCTTTCGCTGGCCGCTGTCGCCTTTTCACTGACTTATATGCTTGGAAATTTGCTGACATGTCACTTTATTGTCACAGTCATTGTCTTTGCCACAATTTACATTGCGCTTGCATGTTCTTTTAATTTAAAGGTTGTGGGTGAAATAAAGATGGTTATTATGCGTTTCTTAAAAAACAAAAAATTTCTGTCTCATGATATCAACCTCTATGATAGACCCGCTTATCCAGCAGGAATTACGCAGTCGTTTCAATCCGGACGGATCTCCGTTAAGGTGTCATCAGTTGCTTATGCTTGA
- a CDS encoding oligosaccharide flippase family protein — protein sequence MSDSLGHKAMKGTVWATVDRIGNMCLQFGVNLVLARLLLPREFGAIGMLEIFIVVSQVLIDGGFAAALIQKKNPTQTDYSTIFYWNIFIAVILYGAIFLCAPFVAEFFNLPLLRNLLRVIGLILITNAFSLIQTNRLRKKLELNKLACANLCAYTISGILAVATAYFGFGVWSLVVLQLGYSTLLAVILWVITGWMPSAVFFPPITAGAVRFRRLSSCCDTSTGNL from the coding sequence ATGTCTGATTCGCTTGGTCATAAGGCGATGAAAGGTACCGTCTGGGCGACTGTCGACCGGATAGGCAACATGTGTCTCCAGTTCGGGGTTAATCTTGTTCTGGCACGTCTCTTGTTGCCTCGTGAGTTCGGTGCGATAGGTATGCTTGAGATTTTTATTGTTGTATCTCAGGTCCTTATAGATGGTGGCTTTGCAGCTGCTTTGATTCAGAAAAAAAATCCGACTCAGACTGATTATTCCACTATTTTTTACTGGAATATATTTATAGCAGTAATTCTTTATGGCGCGATTTTTTTATGTGCGCCTTTTGTCGCCGAATTCTTTAATCTGCCACTTCTCAGGAATCTGCTGAGAGTCATAGGATTGATTCTGATTACTAACGCATTTTCACTTATTCAGACAAATAGATTACGCAAGAAGCTTGAACTTAATAAGCTCGCATGTGCCAATCTCTGTGCCTATACGATAAGCGGAATTCTTGCTGTTGCGACGGCTTATTTCGGTTTTGGTGTCTGGAGTCTTGTTGTGCTTCAGCTTGGATATAGCACTCTTCTTGCTGTTATTCTGTGGGTGATTACAGGATGGATGCCTTCTGCTGTTTTTTTCCCGCCAATCACTGCGGGAGCTGTTCGGTTTCGGAGGCTATCTTCTTGCTGCGACACTTCTACAGGAAATCTGTAA
- a CDS encoding NAD/NADP octopine/nopaline dehydrogenase family protein: MIEEKTICICGGGGLGSVIAGIAASGGYRVNILTRRPEKWGEEMTVIDPAGKIFVGKLNKVSDKAGDVIPESDIIFFCLPGTAFYDEFIKIKPYVADSAVVGSVFSSTGFFITGIDVLGEGARLFGFQRVPYISRLKDYGHSAYLLGYKKSLNIAYWNVSDASRYTMLFEDMLHTRIVGLNHPLEAMLTNSNPILHPARLYTLFKDFNPEHPFVAPPLFYEDWTDESSEILIACDNEFQSLVKSIGIKESVIPSLLEYYESTDACSLTRKIRSIVAFKGIYAPTKPVSGGMYVPDYDNRYFQEDIPLGLMLIKYMAQINHIPTPMIDMILRWYEGLAGKNLLSGSEIAESEDTAAIRCLNSRIIKKLISTFDV; encoded by the coding sequence ATGATCGAAGAGAAAACAATATGTATCTGTGGCGGAGGTGGACTTGGCTCGGTTATAGCCGGTATTGCTGCCTCAGGCGGATATCGTGTCAATATTCTGACTCGTCGGCCTGAAAAATGGGGCGAGGAGATGACAGTGATTGATCCGGCCGGAAAGATATTTGTTGGAAAGCTTAATAAGGTCTCTGATAAAGCCGGGGATGTTATTCCAGAATCCGATATAATATTCTTCTGTCTTCCGGGGACAGCTTTCTATGATGAGTTTATAAAAATAAAGCCTTATGTCGCTGATTCAGCTGTCGTTGGCAGTGTGTTTTCGTCTACAGGCTTTTTTATCACCGGCATTGATGTGCTTGGTGAAGGCGCAAGGCTGTTTGGATTTCAGCGGGTTCCTTACATTTCGCGCCTGAAGGATTACGGACATTCCGCCTATCTGCTGGGTTATAAAAAATCGTTGAACATAGCATATTGGAACGTAAGCGATGCCTCTCGCTACACTATGCTGTTTGAGGATATGTTGCATACCCGGATAGTCGGTCTTAATCATCCGCTTGAGGCCATGCTGACAAACAGCAACCCGATTCTTCATCCTGCGCGGCTTTACACGTTGTTCAAGGATTTTAATCCGGAGCATCCGTTTGTCGCTCCTCCTCTCTTTTATGAGGACTGGACTGATGAAAGTTCTGAAATCCTTATAGCGTGCGACAATGAATTTCAGTCGCTTGTGAAATCGATAGGGATAAAGGAATCTGTGATTCCGTCGTTGTTGGAGTACTATGAATCCACCGATGCGTGCTCGCTGACAAGAAAAATACGTTCGATTGTGGCGTTCAAAGGCATATATGCCCCGACTAAACCTGTATCAGGCGGAATGTATGTTCCGGACTATGACAATCGGTATTTTCAAGAGGATATCCCCTTGGGTCTGATGCTTATAAAATATATGGCGCAGATCAATCATATTCCCACCCCGATGATTGACATGATACTCCGATGGTATGAGGGGTTGGCCGGAAAAAATTTGCTCAGCGGGTCGGAAATTGCTGAGAGTGAGGATACGGCTGCAATCCGATGTCTTAACAGCCGGATTATAAAGAAACTTATATCTACATTTGATGTCTGA
- a CDS encoding aminotransferase class I/II-fold pyridoxal phosphate-dependent enzyme encodes MQAIILAAGMGRRLGELTKGNTKCMLEVNGEKLIDRVIRRLFALDLKRIVIVVGYERANLMAYLRTAYPALDIEFVENPIYDKTNNIYSLWLAKDYLMEDDTLLLESDLIFEDSVIDCAVHSPYQNIALVAKYQPWMDGTMICKDSNDNIVTFIPKSAFEYDDTDSYYKTVNIYKFSREFSTKRYLPFLEAYIKAMGNNEYYEQVLRVMTLIDNCDIKAVDIADRKWYEIDDVQDLRIAETIFADASLRLQKMQHSFGGYWRYSGMLDFCYLVNPYFPTQKMVYEMKANFETLLRQYPSGMGVNSMLAGKYFGVRQEYICVGNGAAELIKSLMENLEGNLGVTYPTFEEYPNRIGESERVVYYPGNDDFSYSADNLMAYFSDKDISALLVVNPDNPSGNFIGKPELVRLAEWCGNRNIRLIVDESFVDFSDEGFANTLLDNEILGRYPHLCVMKSISKSYGVPGLRLGVLASSDESLIGRMKKDVAIWNINSFGEYYMQIYGKYENDYAASCDMFRREREIFFAELAKIPYMRVIPSQANYFLCEVTDRFTSSQLTLRLLADFNILIKDCSNKKGFVDGRQYVRIAIRDRKDNALLIEALKTLGR; translated from the coding sequence ATGCAAGCTATAATTCTGGCTGCCGGTATGGGGCGTCGCCTCGGAGAGTTGACGAAAGGTAATACGAAATGTATGCTTGAAGTTAATGGCGAAAAACTCATAGACAGGGTGATTCGTCGTCTTTTTGCGCTTGACCTGAAAAGGATAGTCATTGTCGTCGGATACGAACGCGCAAATCTGATGGCTTATCTGCGGACTGCCTATCCTGCTTTGGATATTGAGTTTGTGGAAAATCCGATATATGACAAGACAAACAATATATACTCACTTTGGCTTGCTAAAGACTATCTTATGGAGGATGATACCCTCCTTCTTGAATCGGATCTCATCTTTGAAGACAGTGTAATCGACTGTGCTGTACATTCACCATATCAAAATATTGCATTGGTTGCCAAATACCAGCCGTGGATGGACGGGACTATGATATGTAAGGATTCAAATGACAATATCGTCACTTTCATACCCAAGTCTGCGTTTGAATATGACGATACTGACAGCTATTATAAGACCGTCAACATCTATAAGTTCAGCCGTGAATTTTCAACAAAGCGCTATCTGCCCTTCCTTGAAGCATATATCAAGGCTATGGGTAATAATGAATACTACGAGCAGGTGTTGCGAGTGATGACTCTGATTGACAACTGCGATATAAAGGCTGTTGATATAGCAGACAGGAAATGGTATGAGATTGACGATGTGCAGGATCTTCGGATAGCCGAGACCATTTTTGCAGACGCTTCCCTTCGACTCCAAAAAATGCAGCACAGCTTTGGAGGATATTGGCGCTATTCAGGAATGCTTGATTTCTGTTATCTTGTGAATCCGTATTTCCCGACTCAGAAGATGGTCTATGAAATGAAGGCGAATTTCGAGACTTTGCTCCGTCAATATCCTTCCGGCATGGGTGTCAATTCGATGCTCGCAGGTAAGTATTTCGGTGTCCGTCAGGAATATATCTGTGTTGGCAACGGTGCAGCCGAGCTTATCAAGAGCCTGATGGAAAATCTTGAAGGTAATCTGGGTGTCACTTATCCTACATTCGAGGAATATCCCAACAGGATAGGTGAGTCGGAAAGAGTGGTGTATTATCCCGGGAATGACGATTTTTCATATTCTGCCGACAATCTGATGGCATATTTCAGTGATAAAGATATATCTGCGTTGCTGGTTGTTAATCCCGATAATCCGTCAGGCAACTTTATTGGAAAGCCGGAACTTGTCAGACTTGCTGAATGGTGTGGCAACAGAAATATTAGGCTGATTGTCGATGAGTCGTTCGTTGATTTCTCCGATGAAGGATTTGCCAACACTCTTCTTGATAACGAGATTCTTGGACGCTATCCGCATCTGTGTGTGATGAAAAGCATTTCGAAGTCCTACGGAGTACCCGGTCTCCGTCTTGGGGTGCTTGCATCTTCCGATGAGTCACTTATTGGCCGTATGAAGAAAGACGTAGCCATCTGGAACATAAATTCTTTTGGAGAATATTACATGCAGATTTATGGTAAGTATGAGAATGATTATGCTGCCTCTTGTGATATGTTCCGTCGGGAGCGTGAGATATTTTTTGCAGAGTTGGCGAAGATACCCTATATGAGAGTGATTCCTTCGCAAGCTAACTACTTCTTGTGTGAAGTCACAGACAGGTTTACATCCTCTCAGTTGACATTGCGTCTGCTCGCCGATTTTAACATTCTGATTAAGGATTGTTCAAACAAAAAAGGTTTTGTCGATGGACGGCAGTATGTACGCATTGCGATTCGCGACCGTAAGGACAACGCTCTGTTGATTGAGGCTCTTAAAACTTTAGGAAGATGA
- a CDS encoding glycosyltransferase family 2 protein codes for MNDIPAISVIVPVYKVECYIHICIESVLRQTFSDWEMILVDDGSPDTCPAICDRYAQADSRIRVVHKQNAGLGYARNSGLDAASGKYVCFLDSDDYLASNTFEYCYRIAEREAADQVRYMFSRITDRDAVNMQPLSVDDGYVIGIGRDGIEPVLDIISPLISKRHFFATTTASSCTALYRRDLIERHGIRFHSERELMSEDYIFSIDFGMVCRKIVYTPYEFYYYRHNPSSLSSIPRLDRFDRAVHFAAFLAGKMKNYGYEDSEIYAMGYAIGEMRSANLRAFFSKIPYRQKKAVFMRTLQNGYVSEIQRCYPLERLPFMQRVAFYLHTNRHFWLSYFVTKLRMIWKK; via the coding sequence ATGAATGATATTCCTGCAATCTCAGTCATAGTCCCGGTATATAAGGTTGAATGTTACATACATATCTGTATTGAAAGCGTTCTACGTCAGACTTTCAGCGACTGGGAAATGATTCTTGTCGATGATGGCTCTCCTGACACGTGTCCTGCTATATGTGATAGATACGCGCAGGCTGATTCGCGCATTAGAGTGGTTCACAAACAGAATGCGGGACTGGGCTATGCAAGGAATTCAGGCCTTGATGCTGCATCTGGGAAATATGTATGTTTTCTCGATTCCGACGACTATCTTGCATCCAATACATTTGAATATTGCTATCGGATAGCAGAAAGAGAAGCTGCTGATCAGGTCCGTTATATGTTTAGCCGTATCACTGACCGCGATGCTGTCAACATGCAGCCGTTGTCTGTTGATGATGGCTATGTAATAGGTATAGGTCGCGACGGCATAGAGCCTGTTCTCGATATTATTTCTCCACTGATTTCAAAACGTCATTTTTTTGCTACGACAACTGCAAGTAGTTGCACGGCGCTTTATCGTCGTGACCTGATTGAAAGGCATGGGATAAGGTTTCATTCCGAACGGGAACTGATGAGTGAGGACTATATTTTTAGTATAGATTTTGGTATGGTGTGCCGGAAAATTGTCTACACTCCATATGAGTTCTATTATTATAGACATAATCCTTCTTCGCTCTCTTCTATCCCTCGCCTCGACAGATTTGACCGGGCAGTCCATTTCGCAGCGTTTCTTGCCGGTAAAATGAAAAATTATGGTTATGAGGACTCAGAAATCTACGCAATGGGCTATGCGATAGGAGAGATGAGAAGTGCCAACTTGAGAGCTTTTTTTTCTAAAATCCCTTATCGGCAGAAAAAGGCCGTGTTCATGAGGACCTTGCAGAATGGATATGTCAGTGAGATTCAACGGTGTTATCCGCTCGAACGACTTCCGTTCATGCAACGTGTTGCATTTTATCTCCACACAAATCGTCATTTCTGGTTAAGTTATTTTGTGACAAAACTTAGGATGATATGGAAAAAATAG